From Fulvivirga lutea:
TTTCGATTCAGAAAAATCGATATAGGCTTCATCGATCACTACTACTCCATTAAAGTTTTCAAGAAGTTGAAAGATGTCATATTCATCAAAAGCATTGCCGGTTGGATTGTTAGGATTGCATATAAAAATAACTTTCGTTCTACTGTCTGTTGCTTCTAATATTTCCTTAGTTGAAAGAGTAAAATTTGTACCTAATGGAATTCTTTTGACCTCTATATTTTGTATTGCAGCTGCTACTTCATACATGCCATATGTGGGATCAGGAATTACAACATTATCAATGGTGGGTTCGCAAAATATTCTAAAGATTAAATCAATTGCCTCATCACTTCCATTACCTAAAAAAATGTTCTCTTTGTCTATATTTTTGACCTCACTAATCTTGTACTTTAACAAGTTTTGATACGGATCAGGGTATCTGTTATATTCGGTATTATAGGGGTTTTCATTTGCATCTAATAGTGTTACTTTATCAGTACTTTGATATTCATCACGTGCTGAAGAATATGGCCTCATTGCTCGAATGTTGGGTCGGACCAATTGATTTATATTCATCTTTTTAATTCATTTAGTCTGATTGATACTGCATTCTTGTGAGCCATTAAGCCTTCAGCTTCAGCCATTGTTTCTACTACTGGTCCTAGGTTTTTAATGCCTTCTTTTGTGATTTGTTGGAAAGTAATTTCCTTCATAAACGAATCGAGCGACACTCCACTATAAGCTTCTGCGGCTCCATTGGTGGGTAAGGTGTGATTGGTTCCAGACGCATAATCACCTGCCGATTCAGGAGTATATGCCCCAATAAAAACGGAACCAGCTTGCGTTATTTTTTCTGCAATTTTTTCAGCATCCTCACAATTAATAATTAAATGTTCTGGTGCATAGTTGTTTGATATTTCAATACATTTATCAAGAGACTTAGTACAAATGGCCTTACTTAGTGATAAGCACCTTTTAGCTACTTCTACTCTTGGTAATTCTTTTAATTGCTCTTCTATTTCTTTTAAGACTGAATCAATCAATTGATCAGAATCACTTAGAAGAAGCACCTGGCTGTCTTCACCGTGTTCAGCCTGTGAAAGGAGGTCTGCTGCTACGAAAGCTGGATCGGCATTTTTATCTGCAATTACCGCAACTTCTGAGGGTCCGGCAGGCATATCAATAGAAGTTCCTTCCATATTAACCAGTTGTTTGGCTTTAGTCACATATTGGTTACCCGGCCCGAATATCTTATTTACCTTGAGTATTGATTCAGTTCCATAGGCTAAAGCTGCTATAGCCTGCGAACCTCCAACTTTATATATTTGGCTAATACCCACAATTGAAGCAGAGTACAGAATTGCTGGGTTAATCTTACCATTCTTATCTGGCGGTGTGCATAACACTACTTTCTTGCAACCAGCAAGCTGAGCTGGTATTCCAAGCATTAATACGGTTGAAAAGAGTGGTGCAGTACCTCCTGGAATGTATAATCCAACTTTTTCAATGGGTACTGATTTCCTCATGCATTTAACCCCAGGCATTGTTTCAACGGTTAATGGCTCTCTTTTTTGAGCGGCATGAAATTTTTCTATATTCAACTTAGCCTGAAGAATTGCTGATTTTAATTCTTGTGAAACCTCATTAGCAGCTACTTCAATTTCTTTTGCATCAACTTGTAGTTGATCCAGTTTAGTTTTGTCAAACTGTTCTGTTAGTTCAAATAATGCTGCATCACCAGAGGTTTTCACACGTTGCAAAATATTTTTGACAGTACCAGTCAAATATTCCGTATTCAGTTCCGGTCTTTTTAAAGCAGATTCTAAATCTTCGATTGATGTATATTTAATTACTTCCATTTTAAACAATCATTTTTTCGATAGGTATTACTAATATTCCTTGAGCGCCTAACTCTTTTAACTGACTAATCTGACTCCAAAAATCATTTTCGTTCACCACGCTATGCAATGAGCTCCAGCCTTTTTCTTTCAAAGGCATTACTGTAGGACTTTTCATACCTGGTAGTACCTGTGTTATGGCTTCAATTGAGTCGTTTGGGGCGTTAAGTAGGAGATACTTGTTAGATTTAGCAGCATTTACAGCATTTACTCTAAAAACTAACTCATTGAGTAAAGCGGATTTTTCAGGGTTTAGACTTTTGCTGGCTATTAGTATCGCTTCTGATTTCATTACAGTATCAACTTCTTTTAGGCCATTGGTAAGTAAAGTGCTTCCTGTGCTTACAATGTCACAAACAGCATCTGCTAAGCCTATACCAGGGGCTATTTCCACCGAACCACTGATTTCGTGGATCTCTGCTGCTATATTATTCTTTGAGAGATAATTCTCAACAATAACTGGGTAGGAGGTAGCAATTTTTTTACCATTCAGCCAGTTTGACGATTGATATTCTTCAGACTTTGGAACAGCTATTGAAAGTCTGCATTTGGCGAAACCAAGTCTTAGCACCAACTCACTTTCCTTCTGCTTTTCTAGAAAAACATTCTCGCCAATAATCCCGATATCAGCAACATTATCTTCAATGTATTCTGGGATATCATCGTCTCTTAGAAATAATATTTCAGCTGGAAAATTGTCGGCTTCGGCTTTTAATTTGCTTGAACCATTTCCAAAAGAAATACCGCATTCTTTGAGCAACTTAACGGACTGCTCCTGAAGTCTCCCTGATTTTTGGACTGCAATTCTGATTTTTTGTGACATATTGAATTTGAAATTTTAGAAATAAAAAAAGGCTTGTCGCATGACAAGCCTTTCGTTTATAATTAGGTATTTGATTCTAGTTAAAACATACAACTTCCATGCATCTGATGATGTAACAGATGATGGTGATGATGGTTATATGTTGCGCTGAATAATTGCATTTGAATTACAAATATGAATTAATCTATCTGATAATTAAAGATTAATTCTTTTATTTTTTCAGTATCCTCTAAATTTTTTAGTGATTTTTCAAAATCTCTTGTGTCATCGGCTGCTAAAATAGTTTCCATTTTCACCAACAGATTTTTGTTTTCTGTTAGGTATTCTATTCTTTGAGCATAGTCGCAATGATTAGTGTGTTTTACCTCTTTCAGGTTTTCTTCGTATGCCAACATTCCAGCTTCGTACAACCTTTTCTTTTGAATTACACTGTTAGTATGATTTTCCATACCTCCATAAAATGAGCCTGAACCACGTTCAACTATGAATAAGTTATCAACCCTTCTTTTATATTGAAAAACTTCTGCAGATAAATCGAAATAGCGGTTACTAATTGCCTCATCATGCCATTTTTCTTCTTCCTTCAGTTTATGGAAAAACTTAATCTTATCAGCTAAGTGCTCAACTTCAATAAAATTAGACTCACTACTATCTTCATTATATATTTCGATAGCTTCAACAAAGTCTTTATACGTTTCGTCTAAAGTTGGAAAATGAAAAGATTTGTAATTAGAATAAATATTCTTTATTTCTTTCTTGTAGGAAGTTACCTTCTCATCTTTTTCGCCATGACCGTTGGCCAGGCTTAAACTGAATGTACTTAAAACGAATACTCCGCTGAGTATCAAAGATCTAATTTTCATGATTCTGATTTTAAAAAGCGACAAATAAAATGATTCATTGAGTTTAATGCAATGAAAGAGCAGTAAAGTTCGGTAATGTTATGATGAAAGGCTATCCCTTAATTTGGGGGATATAAAAATCAGTTGAATGGTTTACATACCTAATGATTGGTTCTCTATAGATGCCAATTCAACAATTTTTTCGTACTCGTCAGGATTAAGATCATTAAAGAAATAATGTACAGGATTGATCTTTCGACCCTTCCTTATTACTTCATAGTGCAAATGCGGTGCAGTTGAAGTGCCCGTATTGCCTACATATCCAATGACCTGACCTCGCTTTACTTTATCTCCTGATTTTACAGCAAACTCATGCATGTGTGCGTATCTAGTCTTGTAGCCATATCCATGATCAATTCTGATTGTTTTACCATATCCACTGAATGAGACATTGGTCTTTTCAACTACTCCGTCAGCAGTAGCATAAATGGGAGTACCAATTGGGGCTGAAAAATCAATTCCAGTATGTAATTTTTTAACCTTATACACTGGATGTATTCGATACCCGAAACCAGATGCAAGCCTAATTAATTCTTTGTTTGCCACCGGTTGTATGGCAGGAATGGCCGCATATAATTTCTCCTTATTCTCAGCGAGCTCAACAATCTCATCATGCGATTTACTCTGTATATACATTTTTCGCTTAAGCTTATCTACATTTTCAGAAAGCTTGATGATTTCATCTTTAAATTCTGAAGATGAAGATCTGATATTTTCATAGCGATCTGCACCGCCTATACCTGCATTTCTAATTTCTTCATCAATAGGGTCTGCTCCGAGAACAATCCGGTAAATGTCATCATCTCGTTTTTCTAAAGCTGCAAGAATTTCGTTCATCTTAGAAACATCATTCTCAAGATTATAATAATAATCTTTGAGCTCTTCCAACTCATTTTTGAGACGTAGTTCTTTTGGAGATTCGAAATAGGTGTTGTACAACAAAAGTAGTCCTACAGCACACCCAATAATTAGTGATGCTAAGCCCAAAAAATTAAAAACAACGTCCTGTGTTTTGACTTTAACCCGCTCGTATTTACAGGTTTCTGTATCGTAGTAATACTTAATTCTAGCCATTGCTCACTAATTACTCTTAGGCCTGAACGCTTTTATGATGTCAGGGTTGCACTCCAAATACGGACCGCCTATCAAGTCTATACAATATGGTATAGCGGGGAATACAGCATCTAAACACTCTCTAATTGCTTTTGGTTTGCCTGGTAGATTCAAGATAAGCGTTTTATTCCTGATTCCAGCTGTTTGCCTGGATAATATGGCTGTAGGAACAAACTTTAAGCTTTCTTGCCGCATAAGTTCACCAAAACCAGGCATCATTTTCTGACATACCGCTTCGGTGGCTTCAGGAGTCACATCTCTTGGTGCTGGTCCCGTTCCTCCAGAGGTAATAATCAGGCAGCATTCTTGTTCATCTGCCATAAACCTTAGCGCATCTTCCAAAAGGTGCTGCTCATCAGGTAAAACCTGATATTCACTTTCCCATTCGGATATTAGGTATTCTTTGAGGGTTTCTACAATAGCCTTTCCGGGTATATCTTCATATACTCCCTGACTGGCTCTGTCAGAAACATTGATAATCCCAATTTTTGCCTTCATTATTTTTTGAAAGCTAATTTTTCAGAGCGACCTTTTTTGAAAACCTGGCGGCCTTTGTTTATTCCTTTCCTGATTTTTGCCTGCTCTTCTTCTGGAAGATGAATAACGTCCTGGCATTCTTTTGAACAACAGCCTTCAAATTCCTCGGCACACTTTTCACATTGGATAAATAACAGGTGGCAGCCGTCATTTTTGCAGTTAGTGTGTGTGTCATCACTTTGCCCACATTGATGGCAAACAGCTATCACATCTTCAGAAATTCTCTCACCTAGCCGCTCATCGAATACAAAATTTTTGCCTTTGAATTTATTTTCAAGTCCCTGAGATTTTACCTGACGAGCATATTCGATAATTCCACCCTCTAATTGAAATACGTTTTTAAAACCTCTGTGTTTATAATAGGCACTGGCTTTCTCACATCGTATACCACCGGTGCAATACATCAGGAGATTCTTGTCCTTTTTATCCTTCAGCATGTCCTCAATGATAGGTAAGGACTGTTTAAAGGTGTCTACATCTGGAGTAATTGCATTTTCGAAATGACCAACTTCACTTTCGTAGTGGTTTCGCATATCTACAATTACAGTGTTAGGGTCACTTGCTAACTTATTAAATTCTTCTGCTTTTAAATGAACACCTCTATTTGTAACATCAAAGGTCTCGTCATTAAGGCCATCTGCTACTATTTTATGTCTTACTTGAATCTTAAGCTTAAAGAATGACTTTCCATTATCGTCAACAGCAATGTTTAATCTTTCTCCACTTAGCTCAGGGCTATTATCTATATATTTTTCAAAGGCATCGAAGTTGGCATCAGGAACACTTATTTGTGCATTTATACCCTCGTGAGCCACATATATTCTACCATAAACACCTAACTTAAAGAAGTCGGCATATAATTGGTCTCTATATTCTTGCGGGTTTTCTAGTTTTACGTATTTGTAAAACGAAATAGTGATTCTTTTTTCTGTACTATTCTGGAGCTGCTCCTTTAGTACATCTTTGTTTACTCTGTTGTGTAAGATCATTTTGCATGAATGATTTTAATATCATGCAAAGGTAGCTAAAATTTGGGTTTCAGTTCACCTCTCATGAGCAGGTTGTACTCATCGCAAGTCAGGTAACCATGCTCATCGCTATACGGACAGGTCTTATAAATATCGCCAAATGCGCCTCTTTGAATGATTACACCATTTCCGGAACATACAGGGCAAACTACTTTACCACTGGGCCCGCAATCGATTTGATAGTTAGACGCCAGTATTTGTTTGGCTTCCTTTCTTTCTTGTTCCTTCACAATAAGAAAGGCTTTGTTTGATTGGTCTAGGAGGTTAACACATTCCTGATAATATTGCCCGGTAGTTCCTTTAAGTTCAATATACTTATTGAGCCAATCGATACTTTGCTCATATTTTCCCAGATGAAATGAATTCTTTCCAAAGAAAAAGGTTAAATCGGTGGGGATAACTCTTGCAGTAGCCAGCACTTCTTTAAATTTATCATTCGCCTCTTCATACTGCTCATTCTCCATAAAGTCTATCCCTTCATCCATTAATTTGGTGATTTTCACCTTGCGCATTTGCTCTGCCTGAAGTTCAGCATCTCGTATTTTCTCTTCTTGTGTTTGAGAAAAGCATAATGAAGGGAGTAGGATAGAAGCTATAAAAATGTAATGCCTAATTATAGGTAATCTTCTTTGTTCAGCTTGAGCCATTCTAATGTTGAGTTACAAAAAATATCTTCTACAGTTGATTCCGGTAAGTTCATTTCTTCAATAAACTTGCCAATTTCTAAATCTCCTAATGGAAATGGGTAATCTGAGCCTAAAGTCACTCTTTTTGAGCCTTGTAAATCCAATACGTATTGTAACATCTTCGGATCGTGAGTAATACAATCAACCCAAAACTTAGATAAATATTCTCGTGGGTTAACTTGATTGTCTACTGCAACAAGGTCGGGTCTACAGTTGAATCCATGCTCAACGCGACCAATAGTGGGTAAAAAGGCACCACCTGCATGCACAAAATTAACTCTCAAATTGGGCAGGCGTTCAAAGATTCCTGAGAAAATCATGGAGCAAACAGCTCTTGACGTTTCAGCAGGCATACCTACCAACCAAGGCAGCCAATATTTGGTCATATTTTTGAAACCCATCATATTCCATGGATGCACCATAACGGCTAAATCTAGTTCCTGACATGCTTCAAATATTGGGAAGAACCTATCCTCACTAAGGTTTTCATCATTAATATTAGAACCTATCTGAATACCCTTGATGCCGATTTTTTTACAGCGCTCTAATTCCTGAATGGCCAGATCAGTATCTTGCATAGGTATTGTTCCAAGCCCGATGTAATTCTTAGGGTATTTCTCTACTAATTGGGCAATGTCATCATTTAAGAACTCGCTAAGCGCCAAGCAATCATCTGGCTGGGCCCAATAGGAAAACATAACAGGTATAGTACATACTACTTGTACCTGAGTGTTGAACTGAGCATATTCATTAATTCGAAGCTCAGGATCCCAGCAATTGGCTTCTATTTCCCTGAAAAACTGGTTTCCCTTCATCATTTTGGCGAATCCGGGCTTGTGATGTTGTAAATAGATAAAATCTCCATACCCAAACTTATCAGTCCAGTTAGGCATATTCTCTGGAATGATGTGGGTGTGCATGTCTATCTTCAGCATAGGATCGATTTAGAATTAACCATCGACAAAAAAATCAATTGATTTTTTGTCAGGTTAAACCCTGATAAAGTTTTGTTTTCGTCAGAGCTAACCAATCCCACAAACATACTAATATGAACCCGAAGTTGGAAAGGGAATGTAATCAGATAAAATAATTGAGTATAGAAATGATTTGGCTTCTATAACTACTTCCAAATAGATTCAGATGAATTAATAATGGGTATAGATTGTAAATATCCAGTCTTTCATTTAAACCTTTTTCCGTGGGATACTCCGCTTCATAACCTGAATAAAATTCCTGAGAAAAACCACCAAATAGTTTGGTCATTGCCAGATCAACTTCACGATTTGCAAATGTCACAGCCGGATCAATTAATACAGCATTACCATCTGAATTAATCATATAATTACCACTCCATAAGTCTCCATGTACCAAAGAAGGCTGCTCAATTACTAGTAGTTTTGGCAACAGTTTATATAATTTTTCGAACTTCATTTGAAGCTGTAAATCAGCCAAACCCTTCTTAACAGCTATTTCTAACTGTGGCTCAAGTCTCTGAGCAATATAGAATTCTATCCAATTTTCATGTGGCTTATTGTATTGTTTTAGTGACCCCATGTAATTATCATGATCGAGACCATACTTTTTTTGTGTAATCCGATGCATCTGTGCTAGTTGACCGCCAAACTTTTCCATAGTGTTCTTGTTTTGTCCTCCTGATCTTATATTCTCTAAAATCAATGCTTCATAGGTTTGTCCATTTATAACTTCTAAGACTTCTGGCACTATGAGTTCAGACTTGCGCAATAAATTCAAACCTTTAGCTTCGGCAGCAAACATTCCTGGGTAAAGGGATGCGCTATTCCATTTTAAGAAGAGCTCTTGAGATTTGCATTTGGCTGTTCCGCCATTATTAATGCAACCACCTGAGGCAGGAGTAAAAGATTGTAGCTCACCATAATTATCAATTAAGCAGGTCTTGATTTCTTCCGGTATCATATGCCCTAAATTAATGGATTTGTCATTCTTGTGTTTTATCGATTAGTTTGTCGGTTTAAAAATTAAACTATGGAGCACGGAAACGCACTAATCACTAACGATGCCATCATTTTTGGAATTTTAATGATGATGTTGGCTTTAATATTCAAGACTTCATCATTGAAAACGCCATTTTGGACTAAGTTCTATAAAGTAATTCCCGTTATCTTATTATGTTATTTTCTGCCTTCCTTGTTAAACACTTTCGGAATTGTAGATGCCGAAGAATCGAAGTTGTATTTTGTTGCGTCACGTTACTTATTGCCTGCCTGTTTAGTACTGCTTACTTTAAGTATAGACTTAAAAGAAATATTCAAGCTTGGACCAAAAGCTTTGATTATGTTTTTTGCTGCAACAGTTGGTGTTGTTATTGGTGGGCCTTTAGCTATTCTTATCGTATCTGGTATCAACCCTGATTGGGTAGGAGGTGCCGGCCCCGATGCCGTTTGGCGAGGAATGAGCACCATAGCTGGTAGTTGGATTGGTGGTGGAGCCAACCAGGCAGCCATGTATGAATTATTCCAACCGTCTGACGAGCTATATTCTATTAGTATTACGGTAGATGTAATTGTCGCAGAAATTTGGATGGCAGTGCTATTGTTGGGTATTGGCAGAAGAGATGCTATTAATGATTTTTTTAAAGCGGATAATACTTCAATTCATACGCTACAAAATAAGATGGAAGAATACAGTTTAAGTATTGCCAGAATCCCTTCAACTACAGACTTAATGGTGATTTTGGGTGTTGGT
This genomic window contains:
- the hisC gene encoding histidinol-phosphate transaminase; the encoded protein is MRPYSSARDEYQSTDKVTLLDANENPYNTEYNRYPDPYQNLLKYKISEVKNIDKENIFLGNGSDEAIDLIFRIFCEPTIDNVVIPDPTYGMYEVAAAIQNIEVKRIPLGTNFTLSTKEILEATDSRTKVIFICNPNNPTGNAFDEYDIFQLLENFNGVVVIDEAYIDFSESKSLINRIKDDNNLIVLQTFSKAWGLAGLRLGVAFSNPEIIQLFNKVKAPYNLSSTTQKQACKLIDRKKDILNKEVKELIENRKSMIQKLQKLAVIDKIYQSETNFLLVKFKNHQEAYNQLKINGLIVRDRSTALNCNGCLRITIGTQEENEKVLKTLETL
- the hisD gene encoding histidinol dehydrogenase → MEVIKYTSIEDLESALKRPELNTEYLTGTVKNILQRVKTSGDAALFELTEQFDKTKLDQLQVDAKEIEVAANEVSQELKSAILQAKLNIEKFHAAQKREPLTVETMPGVKCMRKSVPIEKVGLYIPGGTAPLFSTVLMLGIPAQLAGCKKVVLCTPPDKNGKINPAILYSASIVGISQIYKVGGSQAIAALAYGTESILKVNKIFGPGNQYVTKAKQLVNMEGTSIDMPAGPSEVAVIADKNADPAFVAADLLSQAEHGEDSQVLLLSDSDQLIDSVLKEIEEQLKELPRVEVAKRCLSLSKAICTKSLDKCIEISNNYAPEHLIINCEDAEKIAEKITQAGSVFIGAYTPESAGDYASGTNHTLPTNGAAEAYSGVSLDSFMKEITFQQITKEGIKNLGPVVETMAEAEGLMAHKNAVSIRLNELKR
- the hisG gene encoding ATP phosphoribosyltransferase, with amino-acid sequence MSQKIRIAVQKSGRLQEQSVKLLKECGISFGNGSSKLKAEADNFPAEILFLRDDDIPEYIEDNVADIGIIGENVFLEKQKESELVLRLGFAKCRLSIAVPKSEEYQSSNWLNGKKIATSYPVIVENYLSKNNIAAEIHEISGSVEIAPGIGLADAVCDIVSTGSTLLTNGLKEVDTVMKSEAILIASKSLNPEKSALLNELVFRVNAVNAAKSNKYLLLNAPNDSIEAITQVLPGMKSPTVMPLKEKGWSSLHSVVNENDFWSQISQLKELGAQGILVIPIEKMIV
- a CDS encoding M23 family metallopeptidase; this translates as MARIKYYYDTETCKYERVKVKTQDVVFNFLGLASLIIGCAVGLLLLYNTYFESPKELRLKNELEELKDYYYNLENDVSKMNEILAALEKRDDDIYRIVLGADPIDEEIRNAGIGGADRYENIRSSSSEFKDEIIKLSENVDKLKRKMYIQSKSHDEIVELAENKEKLYAAIPAIQPVANKELIRLASGFGYRIHPVYKVKKLHTGIDFSAPIGTPIYATADGVVEKTNVSFSGYGKTIRIDHGYGYKTRYAHMHEFAVKSGDKVKRGQVIGYVGNTGTSTAPHLHYEVIRKGRKINPVHYFFNDLNPDEYEKIVELASIENQSLGM
- the mog gene encoding molybdopterin adenylyltransferase, coding for MKAKIGIINVSDRASQGVYEDIPGKAIVETLKEYLISEWESEYQVLPDEQHLLEDALRFMADEQECCLIITSGGTGPAPRDVTPEATEAVCQKMMPGFGELMRQESLKFVPTAILSRQTAGIRNKTLILNLPGKPKAIRECLDAVFPAIPYCIDLIGGPYLECNPDIIKAFRPKSN
- the trhO gene encoding oxygen-dependent tRNA uridine(34) hydroxylase TrhO — its product is MILHNRVNKDVLKEQLQNSTEKRITISFYKYVKLENPQEYRDQLYADFFKLGVYGRIYVAHEGINAQISVPDANFDAFEKYIDNSPELSGERLNIAVDDNGKSFFKLKIQVRHKIVADGLNDETFDVTNRGVHLKAEEFNKLASDPNTVIVDMRNHYESEVGHFENAITPDVDTFKQSLPIIEDMLKDKKDKNLLMYCTGGIRCEKASAYYKHRGFKNVFQLEGGIIEYARQVKSQGLENKFKGKNFVFDERLGERISEDVIAVCHQCGQSDDTHTNCKNDGCHLLFIQCEKCAEEFEGCCSKECQDVIHLPEEEQAKIRKGINKGRQVFKKGRSEKLAFKK
- a CDS encoding tetratricopeptide repeat protein; amino-acid sequence: MAQAEQRRLPIIRHYIFIASILLPSLCFSQTQEEKIRDAELQAEQMRKVKITKLMDEGIDFMENEQYEEANDKFKEVLATARVIPTDLTFFFGKNSFHLGKYEQSIDWLNKYIELKGTTGQYYQECVNLLDQSNKAFLIVKEQERKEAKQILASNYQIDCGPSGKVVCPVCSGNGVIIQRGAFGDIYKTCPYSDEHGYLTCDEYNLLMRGELKPKF
- a CDS encoding amidohydrolase family protein yields the protein MLKIDMHTHIIPENMPNWTDKFGYGDFIYLQHHKPGFAKMMKGNQFFREIEANCWDPELRINEYAQFNTQVQVVCTIPVMFSYWAQPDDCLALSEFLNDDIAQLVEKYPKNYIGLGTIPMQDTDLAIQELERCKKIGIKGIQIGSNINDENLSEDRFFPIFEACQELDLAVMVHPWNMMGFKNMTKYWLPWLVGMPAETSRAVCSMIFSGIFERLPNLRVNFVHAGGAFLPTIGRVEHGFNCRPDLVAVDNQVNPREYLSKFWVDCITHDPKMLQYVLDLQGSKRVTLGSDYPFPLGDLEIGKFIEEMNLPESTVEDIFCNSTLEWLKLNKEDYL
- a CDS encoding fructosamine kinase family protein, whose translation is MIPEEIKTCLIDNYGELQSFTPASGGCINNGGTAKCKSQELFLKWNSASLYPGMFAAEAKGLNLLRKSELIVPEVLEVINGQTYEALILENIRSGGQNKNTMEKFGGQLAQMHRITQKKYGLDHDNYMGSLKQYNKPHENWIEFYIAQRLEPQLEIAVKKGLADLQLQMKFEKLYKLLPKLLVIEQPSLVHGDLWSGNYMINSDGNAVLIDPAVTFANREVDLAMTKLFGGFSQEFYSGYEAEYPTEKGLNERLDIYNLYPLLIHLNLFGSSYRSQIISILNYFI
- a CDS encoding DUF819 family protein; its protein translation is MEHGNALITNDAIIFGILMMMLALIFKTSSLKTPFWTKFYKVIPVILLCYFLPSLLNTFGIVDAEESKLYFVASRYLLPACLVLLTLSIDLKEIFKLGPKALIMFFAATVGVVIGGPLAILIVSGINPDWVGGAGPDAVWRGMSTIAGSWIGGGANQAAMYELFQPSDELYSISITVDVIVAEIWMAVLLLGIGRRDAINDFFKADNTSIHTLQNKMEEYSLSIARIPSTTDLMVILGVGFGVAGLSHLFADWIAPLIATHAPELKKFSLDSSFFWLIVTATTIGIGLSFTKMRTYEGAGASKIGVVFIFILVAAIGMKMDVLAIFDNPGFFLVGLIWMAIHVLIMVVAARLSHSPYFFLAIGSKANIGGAASAPVLAAAFHPSLAPVGVLLAVLGYALGTYGAWLCGILMQLASK